A stretch of the Capsicum annuum cultivar UCD-10X-F1 chromosome 10, UCD10Xv1.1, whole genome shotgun sequence genome encodes the following:
- the LOC107843550 gene encoding uncharacterized protein LOC107843550, which yields MAEIYSLLGVMDRLWFHQIILFSETPSVSLPKNHENLLPVQDSLTCQELSSVESESTLLQDVCEKEEDNEKSSSSPPKERPTRLNLVTTRNRSHSSSPATNHKRYSRIGRYLKDTGNAMSYKSLNELEFEEVKGFMDLGFIFRRGHISKNLVSVLPGLQKLEIVMSKDEDKICEESEAIHIDGIVAEVEEDDKREIVRPYLSEAWLIKRPDSPLLNMKIPRISAASDMKKHLRYWAKTVANVVLQES from the exons ATGGCAGAAATATATAGCTTGTTAGGTGTCATGGACCGTTTGTGGTTTCATCAAATTATTCTCTTTTCAGAAACCCCATCAGTTTCATTGCCTAAAAATCATGAAAACCTCCTGCCTGTTCAAGACTCTCTGACATGTCAAGAATTGTCATCAGTTGAATCAGAAAGCACTCTTTTACAG GatgtttgtgaaaaagaagaagacaatGAAAAGAGTAGTAGTAGCCCACCCAAGGAAAGACCAACAAGACTTAATCTTGTAACAACAAGAAACAGGTCCCATTCATCATCACCTGCCACTAATCATAAAAGATATTCAAGAATTGGCAGATACTTGAAAGATACAGGAAATGCTATGAGTTACAAGAGCCTAAACGAGCTCGAGTTTGAAGAAGTAAAAGGTTTCATGGATTTAGGATTCATATTCCGTAGAGGACATATAAGCAAGAATTTGGTAAGTGTACTTCCTGGTTTACAAAAACTTGAAATCGTAATGTCCAAAGACGAAGACAAAATTTGTGAAGAATCAGAAGCAATTCATATTGATGGTATCGTAGCAGAAGTAGAAGAAGACGATAAAAGGGAAATTGTACGACCATATTTGTCCGAGGCATGGCTTATTAAAAGGCCTGATTCACCATTGTTGAATATGAAAATACCAAGAATTTCAGCAGCTTCTGATATGAAGAAACATTTGAGATATTGGGCTAAAACAGTTGCCAATGTGGTTCTTCAAGAATCTTGA
- the LOC107843549 gene encoding protein FAR1-RELATED SEQUENCE 7, which yields MSNTMTVKAKPTTTEQLAISTIVKNHDQNHNHHDEEGEPNVGLEFDTAEDAQEWYSNYATKKGFRIRIGQLYRSRIDGSVMSRRYVCSKEGFQTSSRTGCPAFIRVQRVDDSGKWVLANVNKEHNHAMENADETCVPKIVQRKVVVDRTVKLKSKSSSGLRSFDDDGPSSRSGVVDFKRVVNQTTKLKSSTGLRSLDEDDGLSGRCGVIDFKRVRRERVNGESRGGEPYKGLEFVTAGEAYEFYHSYAVNTGFRVRIGQLFRSKNDGSITSRRFVCSKEGHQHPSRVGCGAFMRIQRQATGRWLVDRCHNEHNHELGPPGDVSERVSLKGFKEEGSCELENMDLVESNGGLSLVTRSRESRIGSDWYNELFDYFQSRQAEDMGFFYAAEVHKGRAMSVLWADSRSRFACTQFGDAVVFDTTYRRGSCLVPLALFVGVNHHRQPVLLGCALIAEESEESFTWVFQAWLRAMSGRCPISIVADQDRAIQHSVAQVFPGTHHRFSPWQVVAKEQEAIGALRSMNPEFKYEYETCISQSQTPNEFEAAWNVLINKYNLRENTWLKEMYNMRKSWVPLYIRGTFFAGIPIDGSFKSYLGNILTSQAPLCEFIIRYEKSLEQRREEERKEDFNSFNLQPVLHTKDPIEDQGRRLYTITMFKVFQKELLECYSYVAIKINVEGAISRYLVQKCGNGDERNTVAFNASNLNISCSCKMFEFEGVLCRHALKVFQIMNIRELPSRYILHRWTKDAKYGILRDVDSGGTSQDYKALMLWSLREEAKNYIEAGTTSLERYKLAFEIMQEGRRNLCWQN from the coding sequence ATGAGTAATACAATGACCGTTAAAGCAAAACCCACAACAACAGAACAACTAGCTATATCTACTATTGTCAAAAACCACGACCAAAACCACAACCACCATGACGAGGAAGGAGAGCCGAATGTCGGGTTAGAATTCGACACAGCCGAGGATGCACAAGAATGGTACAGCAATTACGCGACGAAAAAGGGGTTCCGAATTCGTATTGGTCAGTTATACCGATCAAGAATTGATGGGTCTGTTATGTCACGTAGATACGTCTGTTCAAAAGAAGGTTTTCAGACTAGTTCAAGAACGGGTTGTCCGGCGTTTATACGTGTACAAAGAGTTGATGATTCAGGTAAATGGGTTCTTGCTAATGTTAATAAGGAACATAATCATGCTATGGAAAATGCTGATGAGACTTGTGTACCGAAAATTGTTCAGAGgaaagttgttgttgatagaaCAGTGAAATTGAAATCAAAGTCTTCTTCTGGACTTAGATCATTTGATGATGATGGTCCGTCTAGTCGGTCTGGTGTTGTTGATTTTAAGCGGGTTGTTAACCAAACAACGAAGTTGAAATCGTCTACTGGACTTAGATCACTTGATGAGGATGATGGTCTGTCTGGGCGGTGTGGGGTTATTGATTTTAAGAGGGTTAGAAGGGAGAGAGTTAATGGGGAAAGTAGAGGGGGAGAACCGTATAAGGGGTTGGAATTTGTTACTGCTGGTGAAGCGTATGAGTTTTATCATAGTTATGCTGTTAATACGGGGTTTAGAGTTCGGATTGGACAGTTATTTAGGTCTAAGAATGATGGGTCGATAACGTCAAGGAGATTTGTTTGTTCTAAAGAAGGGCATCAGCATCCATCGAGAGTTGGTTGTGGCGCGTTTATGAGGATACAAAGACAGGCCACGGGAAGGTGGTTGGTTGATCGTTGTCACAACGAGCATAATCATGAACTTGGACCGCCAGGTGATGTTAGTGAGAGAGTGTCGTTAAAAGGATTTAAAGAAGAAGGAAGTTGTGAGTTGGAGAATATGGATTTAGTTGAATCAAATGGAGGGCTTAGTCTTGTAACGAGATCGAGAGAGAGTAGAATTGGAAGTGATTGGTACAATGAGCTTTTCGACTATTTTCAGTCTCGACAAGCAGAAGATATGGGATTTTTCTATGCAGCGGAAGTGCATAAGGGTAGAGCCATGAGTGTATTATGGGCGGACTCCCGGTCTAGATTTGCTTGCACTCAATTTGGGGATGCAGTTGTTTTTGACACAACCTATAGAAGGGGTAGTTGCTTGGTGCCACTTGCTTTGTTCGTTGGGGTTAATCACCACAGGCAACCAGTACTTCTTGGCTGTGCCTTAATTGCTGAAGAGTCTGAAGAGTCATTTACTTGGGTGTTTCAAGCATGGCTTCGGGCAATGTCAGGGCGTTGTCCTATCTCTATAGTCGCTGATCAAGACAGGGCCATTCAACATTCAGTTGCTCAAGTTTTCCCTGGAACACATCATCGATTTTCTCCATGGCAAGTTGTGGCTAAGGAGCAGGAAGCCATTGGTGCATTACGCTCGATGAATCCTGAATTTAAGTATGAATATGAAACTTGCATTTCCCAGAGCCAGACGCCTAATGAGTTTGAAGCAGCATGGAATGTGCTTATTAACAAATATAATTTGAGAGAGAACACATGGTTAAAGGAGATGTATAATATGCGTAAGAGTTGGGTGCCATTATACATTAGGGGCACATTCTTTGCTGGCATTCCAATTGATGGAAGCTTCAAGTCATATTTGGGCAACATATTGACATCTCAAGCACCACTTTGTGAATTTATTATACGGTATGAAAAATCCCTTGAGCAACGCCGTGAAGAGGAAAGGAAAGAGGATTTTAACTCATTCAATTTGCAACCAGTTCTGCACACGAAGGACCCTATAGAAGACCAGGGTAGAAGGCTTTACACTATTACTATGTTCAAAGTGTTTCAGAAAGAGCTTTTGGAGTGCTATAGCTATGTTGCTATTAAGATAAATGTTGAAGGTGCCATTAGTAGGTATCTGGTGCAGAAATGTGGGAATGGAGATGAGAGGAATACGGTTGCCTTTAATGCCTCCAATCTCAACATCAGTTGCAGTTGTAAAATGTTTGAGTTTGAAGGTGTGCTCTGTAGACATGCCTTAAAAGTTTTTCAGATAATGAACATAAGGGAGCTTCCATCTCGCTATATCCTACATCGTTGGACAAAGGATGCAAAATATGGTATACTACGTGATGTCGATTCAGGGGGTACTTCTCAAGATTATAAGGCATTGATGTTGTGGAGCTTAAGAGAAGAAGCAAAGAATTATATTGAGGCTGGAACAACATCTTTAGAAAGATATAAGCTTGCGTTTGAGATCATGCAGGAGGGTAGAAGAAATCTTTGTTGGCAAAACTAG